Proteins encoded by one window of Paraburkholderia sprentiae WSM5005:
- a CDS encoding SHOCT domain-containing protein, with protein MLFFNDGFTFPNFLADVFSIFIFILWFWLLITVSSDLFRRHDVSGWGKVLWVIFLIILPYIGIFAYLLTQHRGMAERDQARARQVREDLRNVVGFSVADEIEKLDKLKASGSISDEEHTRLRAKLVQ; from the coding sequence ATGCTCTTCTTCAATGATGGTTTCACATTTCCGAATTTTCTGGCCGACGTTTTTTCCATCTTCATTTTTATTCTGTGGTTCTGGTTGTTGATCACGGTGTCGAGCGACCTGTTCCGCCGCCATGACGTGTCCGGGTGGGGCAAGGTTCTGTGGGTGATCTTTTTGATCATCCTGCCGTATATCGGCATCTTCGCGTATCTGCTCACCCAGCACCGCGGCATGGCGGAACGCGATCAGGCGCGGGCCAGGCAGGTGCGCGAAGACCTGCGCAATGTGGTGGGCTTCAGTGTCGCCGATGAAATCGAGAAGCTCGACAAGCTGAAAGCATCCGGTTCTATTTCCGACGAAGAACACACGCGTCTGCGCGCGAAGCTTGTGCAGTAA
- the tssH gene encoding type VI secretion system ATPase TssH — MSISRHALFGKLGATLFRSIESATALAKLRGNPYIEVVHWLHQLFAQSDSDLHRIVRHCGISRELLERDLQAALAALPSGASALTDFSHHVEAAIERAWVVATLAFGDHRIRGAWLTAALVETPELRRLLLAISPEFGKIALDGLHDALPAWIAGSPEAADTAYDRSDFSSAVPGEASGALAASAKGAALAQFCADLTARARAGEIDPVVGREVEIRTMIDVLLRRRQNNPLLTGDAGVGKTAVVEGLARAIAAGEVPPKLADLRLLSLDVGALLAGASMKGEFEARLKSVLEEAAKSPTPVVLFVDEIHTLIGAGGQAGTGDAANLLKPALARGTLRTIGATTWAEYKRHIEKDPALTRRFQVLQIAEPEEPSAIDMVRGLARTLANHHGVVVLDEAIRAAVTLSHRYIPSRQLPDKAISLLDTACARVALSQHAPPRELQRIRERLQAARVEAELLANEARIGLGGETALVDVNANIATLELEERAVEAAWQAQSEVAKALASARDLVSERATEAGAEADAPDSAAASLQTLRELEQTLAKLQAGTPFVFPEVGEAIVADIVSDWTGIPVGRMVTDEVSAVQVLPATLAARVIGQHDALQQIGKRVQTARAGLADPRKPLGVFLLAGPSGVGKTETALALAEALYGGEQNLITINMSEYQEAHTVSGLKGAPPGYVGYGEGGVLTEAVRRRPYAVVLLDEIEKAHGDVHEMFYQVLDKGYMEDGDGRYIDFRNTTILMTSNVGSDLTASLCADELLAPDIDGLRSALSPELLKVFPAAFLGRVTVVPYRPLGSDSLAQFVRLHLDRVVRRMADNNRIALSYAPQVIDYIVGRCLVQETGARLLIGFIEQHVLPRLASQWLDAVAAKSAITHVTIEVIDPVAAPNDALAFRSSYV, encoded by the coding sequence ATGTCCATTTCACGCCACGCGCTGTTCGGCAAGCTCGGCGCGACGCTCTTCAGGAGCATCGAATCCGCGACGGCGCTCGCCAAGCTGCGCGGCAACCCCTATATCGAGGTCGTGCACTGGCTGCATCAGCTGTTCGCGCAATCCGATAGCGACCTGCACCGCATCGTCAGACACTGCGGCATCAGCCGCGAACTGCTCGAGCGGGATCTGCAGGCCGCGCTCGCCGCGCTGCCGTCCGGCGCGAGCGCGCTCACGGATTTCTCGCATCACGTCGAGGCGGCGATCGAGCGCGCGTGGGTGGTCGCGACGCTGGCATTCGGCGACCATCGGATTCGCGGCGCATGGCTGACCGCGGCGCTGGTCGAGACGCCGGAGTTGCGGCGCTTGCTGCTGGCCATTTCGCCGGAGTTCGGCAAGATCGCGCTCGACGGACTTCACGACGCGTTGCCGGCCTGGATTGCAGGTTCCCCCGAAGCGGCGGACACCGCCTACGACCGGAGCGACTTTTCGTCCGCGGTGCCGGGTGAGGCGTCCGGTGCGCTCGCGGCATCGGCGAAGGGCGCGGCACTCGCGCAGTTCTGCGCGGATCTGACCGCGCGCGCGCGGGCCGGTGAAATCGATCCGGTGGTTGGCCGCGAGGTCGAGATTCGCACGATGATCGACGTGCTGTTGCGCCGGCGCCAAAACAATCCGCTGCTGACCGGTGACGCTGGGGTCGGCAAGACCGCGGTCGTCGAAGGGCTCGCGCGCGCGATCGCGGCTGGCGAAGTGCCGCCGAAACTCGCCGACCTGCGGCTGTTGAGCCTCGACGTCGGTGCGCTGCTTGCCGGCGCGAGCATGAAGGGTGAGTTCGAGGCCAGACTGAAGTCGGTGCTCGAGGAGGCGGCGAAGTCGCCGACGCCGGTCGTGCTGTTCGTCGACGAGATTCACACGCTGATCGGCGCGGGCGGTCAGGCCGGCACCGGGGATGCGGCGAACCTGCTGAAACCGGCGCTCGCTCGCGGCACATTGCGCACGATCGGCGCGACCACGTGGGCCGAGTACAAGCGGCACATCGAGAAAGACCCGGCGCTCACGCGGCGCTTTCAGGTGCTGCAGATCGCCGAGCCCGAGGAACCGTCCGCCATCGACATGGTGCGCGGACTCGCGCGCACGCTCGCGAACCATCATGGCGTCGTGGTGCTCGACGAAGCGATTCGCGCGGCCGTGACACTGTCGCATCGCTATATTCCGTCGCGTCAATTGCCGGACAAGGCGATCAGCCTGCTCGACACCGCCTGCGCGCGCGTCGCGCTGTCGCAGCATGCGCCGCCGCGCGAATTGCAGCGGATTCGCGAGCGGTTGCAAGCCGCGCGCGTCGAAGCCGAGCTGCTCGCCAACGAGGCACGCATCGGCCTCGGCGGCGAGACGGCGCTGGTCGACGTCAACGCGAACATCGCGACGCTCGAACTCGAGGAACGTGCTGTCGAAGCCGCCTGGCAGGCGCAGTCCGAGGTGGCGAAAGCGCTGGCGAGCGCGCGCGACCTGGTGAGCGAGCGCGCTACCGAAGCCGGAGCTGAGGCCGACGCGCCCGATAGCGCGGCGGCCTCACTGCAGACATTGCGCGAGCTGGAGCAGACGTTGGCGAAGCTGCAGGCGGGCACGCCATTCGTATTCCCGGAAGTCGGCGAAGCGATCGTCGCCGACATCGTTTCTGACTGGACCGGTATTCCGGTCGGACGCATGGTCACCGACGAGGTCAGCGCCGTTCAGGTGCTGCCCGCCACGCTTGCGGCGCGTGTGATCGGCCAGCACGACGCATTGCAGCAGATCGGCAAGCGCGTGCAGACGGCGCGCGCCGGGCTCGCGGACCCGCGCAAGCCGCTCGGCGTGTTCCTGCTCGCGGGGCCGTCGGGCGTCGGCAAGACCGAAACCGCGCTCGCATTGGCGGAGGCGCTCTATGGCGGCGAGCAGAACCTCATCACGATCAACATGAGCGAGTACCAGGAGGCGCATACGGTCTCGGGACTCAAGGGCGCGCCGCCTGGCTATGTCGGGTACGGCGAGGGCGGCGTGCTGACCGAAGCGGTGCGGCGACGTCCGTACGCGGTGGTGCTGCTCGACGAGATTGAAAAGGCGCACGGCGACGTGCACGAAATGTTCTACCAGGTGCTCGACAAGGGCTACATGGAAGACGGCGATGGTCGCTATATCGATTTCCGCAATACGACTATCCTGATGACCAGCAATGTCGGCTCCGATTTGACCGCGAGCCTATGCGCGGACGAATTGCTTGCGCCGGACATCGACGGTCTGCGCTCGGCGCTCTCGCCGGAATTGCTGAAGGTGTTTCCGGCTGCGTTCCTCGGACGCGTGACGGTGGTCCCTTATCGTCCGCTGGGCTCGGATTCGCTTGCGCAGTTCGTGCGCTTGCATCTCGATCGGGTGGTTCGGCGCATGGCGGACAACAACCGTATCGCGCTGAGTTATGCGCCACAGGTGATCGACTACATCGTCGGGCGCTGCCTCGTGCAGGAGACCGGTGCGCGTCTTCTGATCGGCTTTATCGAACAGCACGTGCTGCCGCGTCTCGCATCGCAGTGGCTCGATGCGGTTGCAGCGAAAAGCGCGATCACGCATGTGACGATCGAGGTGATCGATCCAGTCGCGGCGCCCAATGACGCGCTCGCGTTCCGATCGTCCTACGTGTAG
- the tssG gene encoding type VI secretion system baseplate subunit TssG codes for MDASLASAVAPTRSSLDPQSLDAWFDPDTPWQSGFLSLLRAIAARDPLMPLPGTASLPQEEPFRIGQQPTLAFAPREIASLGTRDGRLDVRLFGLGLWGPQGPLPLHMTELAHSRVESHQDHALVGLVDLFHHRALSQFYRAWASGQATASLDRAGDETFSFYVASLIGVDPAEAKQSCLPTHSRYSAAAHLVREARNPHGMAATLSHYFGAPVCIEEFVPHWIHLSASEHTKLGVPGPSAIIGACAQLGEAIPDRQHKFRVVVGPLELDQYLRLTPDGEDLPTFVEWVRAFVGHEYAWEVKLLVKPRAAPPARIGTSQRLGYSTWLGDSLDDLPVVGMVFEPEQCNDRHRSSFA; via the coding sequence ATGGATGCGTCGCTTGCGAGCGCCGTCGCGCCAACGCGGTCATCGCTCGACCCGCAATCGCTCGACGCGTGGTTCGATCCCGACACGCCGTGGCAATCCGGCTTCCTGAGCCTGCTGCGCGCAATCGCCGCCCGCGACCCGCTGATGCCGTTGCCGGGCACCGCGAGCCTGCCGCAAGAAGAGCCGTTCCGGATCGGCCAGCAACCCACGCTGGCTTTCGCGCCGCGCGAAATTGCGTCGCTCGGCACGCGAGACGGCCGCCTCGACGTGCGTCTGTTCGGACTAGGCCTGTGGGGGCCGCAGGGGCCGCTGCCATTGCATATGACGGAGCTGGCTCACAGTCGTGTGGAAAGCCACCAGGATCATGCGCTCGTCGGGCTCGTCGATCTGTTCCATCACCGCGCGCTGTCGCAGTTTTATCGCGCATGGGCGTCCGGGCAAGCCACAGCGTCGCTCGACCGTGCCGGTGACGAAACGTTTTCGTTCTACGTCGCCAGCCTGATCGGCGTCGACCCGGCAGAGGCGAAGCAGTCCTGTCTGCCCACGCACTCGCGTTACAGCGCGGCGGCCCACCTCGTGCGCGAGGCGCGCAATCCGCACGGCATGGCGGCGACGCTCTCGCATTACTTCGGTGCTCCGGTATGCATCGAAGAATTCGTGCCGCACTGGATCCATCTGTCCGCGTCGGAACATACCAAGCTCGGGGTGCCAGGGCCCTCGGCGATCATCGGTGCGTGCGCGCAGCTCGGCGAGGCGATTCCCGACCGGCAGCACAAGTTCCGGGTCGTCGTGGGTCCACTCGAGCTCGATCAGTATCTGCGCCTCACGCCGGATGGCGAGGATCTGCCGACGTTCGTCGAGTGGGTGCGGGCCTTCGTCGGCCACGAATATGCCTGGGAGGTCAAGCTGCTCGTCAAACCTCGCGCGGCGCCACCGGCCCGCATCGGCACGTCGCAAAGACTCGGCTACTCGACGTGGCTCGGTGATTCCCTCGACGACCTTCCGGTCGTCGGCATGGTATTCGAACCTGAACAGTGCAACGACCGACACCGGAGTTCCTTCGCATGA
- a CDS encoding phospholipase D family protein, with product MQAQTHHPLFTSRQWRGALCALLCASLLVGCAPLPSLEGRKESHALPPAAAASTDLGRAVAPGLAAHAGLAGIYPLSDAHVAFAARMDLVRSAQRTLDIQYYIWRDDLTGTLLLEQIHEAADRGVRVRLLLDDLGIASALDPTLAALDAHPNIEVRLFNPFVVRSPKFLGFLTDFSRANRRMHNKSLTADSTATILGGRNIGDEYFDATDGVVFADLDVLAIGPAAADVSRDFDRYWASASAYPVEKILPHESVDELAALERNAQAIERDPAAAAYIEALRGPRVVQNLLDDKLPLDWAKTEMISDDPAKGLNNAPPEALIAHQLREVMGQPTHSLDLISPYFVPASTGTQYLNGLAAQGVDVRVLTNALEATDVVAVHSGYIRRRVELLQNGVHLYELRRVAGVAHKKEQSPGPFGSSGSSLHAKTIIVDSQRVFVGSFNFDPRSAHLNTELGLVIDSSDLATRVDRKFLALLPKVAYAVHLDENGKLYWIETNGDVEIRHDTEPNTTWYGRLGVWMLSIMPIESLL from the coding sequence GCCGCCAGCACGGACCTCGGTCGTGCGGTCGCGCCCGGGCTCGCCGCACACGCGGGGCTGGCGGGCATTTATCCGCTGTCGGATGCGCATGTCGCGTTTGCCGCGCGGATGGACCTGGTCCGTTCCGCGCAACGCACCCTCGACATCCAGTACTACATCTGGCGCGACGACCTGACCGGCACGCTGCTGCTCGAACAGATCCATGAGGCAGCGGACCGTGGCGTGCGGGTGCGCCTGTTGCTCGACGATCTCGGCATCGCCTCCGCGCTCGACCCGACGCTCGCCGCGCTCGACGCGCATCCGAACATCGAGGTGCGCCTGTTCAACCCGTTCGTCGTGCGCAGCCCGAAATTCCTCGGCTTCTTGACCGACTTCTCGCGCGCCAATCGACGCATGCACAACAAGTCCCTCACCGCCGACTCGACCGCGACCATCCTCGGCGGCCGCAATATCGGTGACGAGTACTTCGACGCCACCGACGGCGTGGTGTTCGCCGATCTCGACGTACTCGCGATCGGGCCGGCCGCGGCCGACGTGTCACGCGATTTCGACCGCTACTGGGCGAGCGCGTCCGCCTATCCGGTCGAGAAGATTCTGCCGCATGAGAGCGTCGATGAACTGGCCGCGCTAGAACGCAATGCGCAGGCGATCGAGCGGGATCCGGCGGCCGCGGCCTATATTGAAGCGCTGCGCGGTCCGCGCGTCGTGCAAAACCTGCTCGACGACAAGCTGCCGCTCGACTGGGCCAAAACGGAGATGATCAGCGACGACCCTGCGAAAGGCCTGAACAACGCGCCGCCGGAAGCACTGATTGCCCACCAGTTGCGCGAAGTGATGGGCCAGCCGACCCACTCGCTCGACCTCATATCCCCGTACTTCGTGCCGGCGAGCACGGGCACGCAGTATCTGAACGGGCTCGCCGCGCAGGGCGTCGACGTGCGCGTGTTGACGAACGCGCTCGAAGCGACCGACGTCGTCGCCGTGCACTCGGGCTATATAAGGCGGCGCGTCGAGTTGCTGCAAAACGGCGTGCATCTGTACGAATTGCGGCGCGTGGCAGGCGTCGCACACAAAAAAGAACAGTCGCCGGGGCCGTTTGGCAGCTCGGGGTCGAGCTTGCATGCGAAGACCATCATCGTGGACTCCCAACGGGTCTTCGTCGGTTCGTTCAATTTCGATCCGCGCTCCGCGCATCTGAATACCGAGCTTGGCCTCGTGATCGACAGCTCCGATCTCGCGACGCGGGTCGATCGCAAGTTTCTCGCGCTACTGCCCAAGGTCGCATATGCGGTGCATCTCGATGAAAATGGCAAGCTGTATTGGATCGAAACGAATGGCGACGTCGAAATCCGCCACGACACCGAACCGAATACGACGTGGTACGGACGGCTCGGTGTGTGGATGCTGTCGATCATGCCGATCGAGTCACTGCTGTAG
- the tssE gene encoding type VI secretion system baseplate subunit TssE — translation MNTSDVRHRQAYMPSLIDRLLDDAPARRSERPDVYAPNSEGMRRIVQRDLSLLLNTTNLDDEMDMARYPLLATSVVNYGVPALSGGYLTSRNWETVETMVRTAIVRFEPRLIPESLRIRPLDSKDPVRYNQLIFEIHGLMHWTPYPLEFRIQSAFDIEMNHVTFDPNAGGGN, via the coding sequence ATGAACACGTCCGACGTTCGACACCGGCAAGCCTACATGCCGTCGCTGATCGACCGCCTGCTCGATGATGCGCCCGCGCGGCGCAGCGAGCGGCCGGACGTCTATGCGCCCAACAGCGAAGGCATGCGCCGCATCGTCCAGCGTGACCTGAGCCTGCTGCTCAACACGACCAATCTCGACGACGAGATGGACATGGCGCGCTACCCGCTGCTGGCCACCTCGGTTGTCAATTACGGCGTTCCCGCGTTGTCCGGCGGCTATCTCACCAGTCGCAACTGGGAAACCGTCGAGACGATGGTCCGCACCGCAATCGTCCGCTTCGAGCCGCGTCTGATTCCTGAGTCGCTGCGCATCCGGCCGCTCGATAGCAAGGACCCGGTACGCTACAACCAGCTGATCTTCGAAATTCATGGCCTCATGCACTGGACGCCCTATCCGCTGGAATTTCGCATCCAGAGCGCATTCGACATCGAAATGAATCACGTCACGTTCGACCCGAACGCGGGCGGGGGAAATTGA
- a CDS encoding type VI secretion system accessory protein TagJ, whose amino-acid sequence MQTYGDLKAQTIDNVRKHPSNVRARWLLFELLCIDGEWQRALQQLQTWATLESEGVSRAQMYRGLIRGEIFRAEVFAGQRTPGEIDPLPEWVKTLLQANAKLGEGNLAAADELRGAALNAAPATRGESAQIGEFEWLTDSDTRLGPVCELTVAGGYRWVPFDAIKSLTLGPVTSLTDLVWRSAVVGLRDATVLRGYLPVRYPGSESGPTATRLARETSWTDVGETGVIALGQKTWSTDKGDVGLLDLGECRFNHDERV is encoded by the coding sequence ATGCAGACTTATGGCGACCTCAAGGCGCAAACCATCGACAACGTGCGCAAGCATCCGTCGAACGTGCGCGCACGCTGGCTGCTGTTCGAGCTGTTGTGCATCGACGGCGAATGGCAACGCGCGCTACAGCAATTGCAGACCTGGGCCACGCTCGAGTCAGAAGGCGTATCGCGCGCGCAGATGTATCGCGGGCTGATTCGCGGCGAGATTTTCCGCGCCGAAGTGTTCGCGGGTCAGCGCACGCCGGGCGAGATCGATCCGCTGCCCGAGTGGGTGAAAACGCTGCTGCAAGCCAACGCCAAGCTCGGCGAAGGCAACCTCGCCGCGGCCGACGAACTGCGCGGCGCCGCGCTGAACGCCGCGCCGGCCACGCGCGGCGAAAGTGCGCAGATCGGCGAATTCGAATGGCTGACCGACAGCGATACCCGGCTGGGTCCCGTGTGTGAGCTGACCGTCGCGGGCGGTTATCGCTGGGTGCCGTTCGACGCCATAAAATCACTGACGCTCGGTCCGGTCACTTCGCTGACCGACCTCGTGTGGCGCTCGGCCGTCGTGGGCCTCCGCGACGCGACTGTCCTGCGCGGCTACCTGCCAGTGCGGTACCCCGGCTCGGAAAGCGGCCCCACTGCCACCAGGCTCGCGCGCGAAACGAGCTGGACAGACGTCGGAGAAACCGGCGTGATCGCGCTCGGCCAGAAAACCTGGAGTACCGACAAGGGCGACGTCGGCCTGCTCGACCTCGGCGAATGCCGGTTCAATCACGACGAGCGGGTATGA
- a CDS encoding TagK domain-containing protein, with the protein MQPDDFSDLIALAEEHDEDPLQLRREPHAPEDGAHGGMAMLLAAGIDEADPLAALTLEYRHALLSHKNGSAHQPKATAEDHGEPIIRAPHDPFARLVDPLHSESSVFDLLTKGKNVDTLLESLDSFGAEQIFRADETQEILALLAPRGLPRHRAKTTAQLAREEHHMVSVDSHIAMPESIEYEEPQFSDEDIR; encoded by the coding sequence ATGCAGCCCGATGACTTCAGCGACCTCATAGCGCTCGCCGAGGAGCACGACGAAGATCCGCTGCAGTTGCGTCGCGAACCGCACGCGCCGGAAGACGGCGCGCACGGCGGCATGGCAATGCTTCTGGCAGCCGGCATCGACGAAGCGGATCCGCTCGCCGCGCTCACGCTCGAATACCGTCACGCGCTACTGAGCCACAAGAACGGCAGTGCGCACCAGCCCAAGGCGACGGCCGAAGATCATGGCGAGCCGATCATCAGGGCGCCGCATGATCCGTTCGCCAGGCTTGTCGATCCATTGCATAGCGAATCGTCGGTATTCGATCTGCTGACGAAGGGAAAGAACGTCGACACGCTGCTCGAGAGCCTTGACTCGTTCGGTGCGGAGCAGATTTTCAGGGCGGACGAAACGCAGGAGATCCTCGCGCTGCTCGCGCCGCGTGGCCTTCCTAGGCACCGTGCAAAGACGACCGCGCAGCTCGCGCGCGAAGAACATCACATGGTCAGCGTGGACAGCCACATCGCCATGCCTGAATCGATCGAATACGAAGAGCCTCAATTTTCAGATGAAGATATCCGCTGA
- a CDS encoding type VI secretion system protein TssA — MNANTSAAMLRYADLLEPVSADAPCGPDLEYDPAFVMLQAAAAPRAEAQYGDFVGVPPTANWAEIERDCRVLLLRTKDIRLAVILLRCRTRLDGAAGLRDGLAFLMAMLECHGEALHPLPVFEGERDPAMFANAIGGLVEPDGTLADARDIPMPRAAGLQLHVRDIEKSFAIPRQKDALAPESVVRLLKEGWGRRDATIAALVEAQCLTQRIAEWCEKTLGVDAPDLGPLSRALQPFARQQVDGGGACTPAATRAVNAQDNNNTVPGSASLAVATATLPPAQAPADVPADVPGTTAPSPTDRWSALAAIQETRMWFEQNEPSSPVIVLLRQSERMVGKRFSELAHIIPADLLAKWDDIDS; from the coding sequence ATGAACGCCAACACCTCCGCCGCCATGCTGCGCTACGCCGACCTGCTGGAACCGGTCTCGGCGGACGCGCCTTGCGGCCCCGACCTCGAATACGATCCGGCATTCGTGATGCTGCAGGCGGCCGCGGCCCCACGCGCCGAGGCGCAATACGGCGACTTCGTCGGCGTACCGCCAACGGCCAATTGGGCCGAGATCGAACGCGATTGCCGCGTGCTGCTGCTTCGCACGAAAGACATCCGCCTCGCGGTGATCCTGCTGCGTTGTCGAACCCGGCTCGACGGCGCGGCCGGCCTGCGCGACGGCCTGGCTTTCCTGATGGCGATGCTCGAATGCCATGGCGAAGCGCTCCACCCGCTACCAGTGTTCGAGGGCGAACGCGACCCGGCAATGTTCGCGAACGCGATCGGCGGACTCGTCGAGCCGGACGGCACGCTGGCCGATGCACGCGACATCCCGATGCCGAGGGCGGCGGGGCTGCAACTGCATGTGCGCGATATCGAAAAATCGTTCGCGATACCGCGCCAGAAGGACGCGCTCGCCCCTGAGTCCGTCGTCCGGCTGCTCAAGGAAGGGTGGGGCCGGCGCGACGCGACGATTGCCGCATTGGTCGAAGCGCAGTGTCTGACTCAGCGCATTGCCGAATGGTGCGAAAAGACGCTCGGCGTCGATGCGCCCGATCTCGGCCCGTTGTCCCGAGCGCTGCAGCCATTCGCGCGGCAGCAAGTGGACGGCGGCGGCGCGTGCACGCCGGCAGCCACCCGAGCCGTCAACGCGCAGGACAACAACAACACCGTACCAGGCTCGGCGTCGCTTGCCGTCGCTACGGCAACGCTACCGCCGGCCCAGGCGCCAGCCGACGTGCCGGCCGATGTGCCAGGAACCACCGCGCCGTCGCCAACGGATCGCTGGAGCGCGCTCGCAGCCATTCAGGAAACACGCATGTGGTTCGAGCAAAACGAACCGAGTAGCCCCGTCATAGTTTTGCTGCGCCAATCGGAAAGGATGGTGGGCAAACGGTTTTCAGAACTCGCCCATATCATTCCGGCCGATTTACTCGCTAAATGGGACGACATCGACAGTTGA
- the tssF gene encoding type VI secretion system baseplate subunit TssF, whose protein sequence is MDPQFLDYYSRELTYMREMAGEFAAHHPKIARRLGMEGIDVADPYVERLIEAFCFMSARTQIKLDAEFPRFTQRLLEVVYPNYVAPTPSMAVAQLRPSLREGDFTKGLQVPRHSMLRSAIPPGEQTACEFRSSQDVTLWPIEIAEARLTAVPPDIPDTDRHLLPHMQLRGALRLRLRTTGEVKFNQMTNLDRLPIYIGGDERIASHLFELIHAGSVAAVVRAHGASRDDGNVVAKTPVEFEGLQADQGLLPLTWNTFHGHNLLQEYFACRQRFYFFALTQLAAGLARVDSQEAEIVLLLDRLPEELATHVDASRFLLFCTPVINLFRKRTDRVEVNRAQTDFHLLADRTRPLDYEIFSVSRVFGQRAQTSLDVEFNPLYQTLHSDVGNHGRYFSVRREQRALSANARKYGTRTPYIGTEVYVSLVDQAEAPYADDIRYLSVEAWVTNRDLPRLIPRNGRTDLTMSDSVPIEGVRLVHAPSAPRPPYASGETAWRLIRQLSFNYMPLAELDHGDGGQALRNMLGLFIAPGEREQARQIEALVGARTEPVVRRLPGDGLLVYGRGVRCELTVDDTGFSGISPYLFGLVLEHYLARHVSINMFTETELRSMQRGLITQWRPRMGGRGAV, encoded by the coding sequence ATGGATCCGCAATTTCTCGACTACTACAGCCGCGAACTGACATACATGCGGGAAATGGCCGGCGAGTTCGCCGCGCACCACCCGAAAATCGCGCGGCGCCTTGGCATGGAGGGCATCGATGTTGCCGACCCCTATGTGGAGCGGCTCATCGAGGCGTTCTGTTTCATGTCGGCGCGCACACAGATCAAACTCGACGCCGAGTTCCCGCGCTTTACGCAGCGCCTGCTCGAAGTGGTTTATCCGAACTACGTCGCGCCCACGCCATCCATGGCGGTCGCGCAGTTGCGTCCCAGCCTGCGTGAAGGCGATTTCACGAAAGGGCTGCAGGTGCCCCGGCATAGCATGCTGCGCTCGGCAATCCCGCCCGGCGAGCAAACCGCGTGCGAATTCCGCAGCAGCCAGGACGTCACGCTATGGCCGATCGAAATTGCGGAAGCTCGGCTCACCGCCGTGCCGCCGGATATCCCGGACACCGATCGCCATCTGCTGCCGCACATGCAATTGCGCGGCGCATTACGGTTGCGCCTGCGCACAACCGGCGAAGTGAAGTTCAACCAGATGACGAACCTCGACCGGCTGCCCATTTACATCGGCGGCGACGAACGTATCGCTTCGCATCTGTTCGAGCTGATCCACGCCGGTAGCGTCGCGGCCGTCGTGCGCGCGCACGGCGCGTCGAGAGACGACGGTAACGTGGTCGCGAAAACACCGGTCGAATTTGAAGGTCTGCAAGCGGACCAGGGCCTGCTGCCGCTTACGTGGAATACGTTTCACGGCCACAATCTGCTGCAGGAATACTTCGCGTGCCGCCAGCGTTTCTATTTCTTCGCGCTGACGCAACTCGCGGCGGGTCTCGCGCGCGTAGACAGTCAGGAAGCCGAGATCGTTCTGCTGCTCGACCGTCTGCCGGAAGAGCTGGCCACGCACGTCGACGCATCGCGTTTCCTGCTGTTCTGTACGCCGGTCATCAACCTGTTTCGCAAGCGCACCGACCGCGTCGAAGTCAATCGCGCCCAAACCGACTTTCATCTGCTCGCCGACCGCACCCGGCCGCTCGACTATGAGATTTTTTCGGTATCGCGCGTATTCGGTCAGCGAGCGCAAACATCGCTCGACGTCGAATTCAATCCGCTCTATCAGACGCTGCATAGCGACGTGGGCAACCACGGCCGCTATTTTTCGGTGCGCCGCGAGCAGCGCGCGCTGTCGGCCAATGCACGCAAGTACGGCACCCGTACGCCGTATATCGGCACCGAGGTGTACGTGTCGCTCGTCGATCAGGCGGAGGCGCCGTACGCTGACGACATCCGCTACCTATCGGTCGAAGCGTGGGTCACCAACCGTGACCTGCCGCGCCTGATCCCGCGCAACGGCAGAACGGATCTCACGATGTCCGACTCCGTGCCGATCGAGGGCGTGCGCCTCGTGCACGCCCCGAGCGCGCCGCGCCCGCCGTACGCGAGCGGCGAAACGGCGTGGCGTCTGATCCGGCAGCTGAGCTTCAACTACATGCCGCTCGCCGAACTCGATCACGGCGATGGCGGCCAGGCGCTGCGCAACATGCTCGGGCTGTTCATCGCCCCAGGCGAACGCGAACAGGCACGGCAGATCGAGGCGCTCGTCGGCGCACGCACTGAACCGGTGGTCCGGCGTCTGCCGGGCGACGGCCTGCTCGTCTATGGGCGTGGCGTGCGCTGCGAACTGACGGTCGATGACACCGGCTTCTCGGGCATCAGCCCGTATCTGTTTGGACTCGTGCTCGAGCATTACCTCGCGCGTCACGTCTCGATCAACATGTTCACCGAAACCGAACTCCGTTCCATGCAGCGTGGCCTGATCACTCAATGGCGGCCACGCATGGGCGGACGCGGAGCGGTATGA